Genomic DNA from Salvia hispanica cultivar TCC Black 2014 unplaced genomic scaffold, UniMelb_Shisp_WGS_1.0 HiC_scaffold_554, whole genome shotgun sequence:
actaactttttcaactcatttttcattacaattcttaaaacacTGCCGGATCAAAGTGGAGCAATATTTAGGGACGGAGAGATTAGTATTTATTCTCACCCATACCAGAATGTGCCACCGGAATATTAGATTTGAAAAGTGTCTTTTAGTATCTACCATGAATGCCCTCTCTATTACAACTCCTACCATGGGTCATTATTCTCCAATTAGTTTTTGGTAGTATTGTTTTCACTCcaaataattgtaaaatttttaaattcaaaattatataaataatgaaattatttcattactACAATTTACATAAAGTACAAATActgcaaattaaaaattttacaatataattaatttacttttggAATATGTTGGTGCGTGTCTAAATTTTTTCGATGAGACTCATGAGAGCAACATGGATTTATTCTTGGTGCATAGAAACATATTGATATGCAAACTCTGGAAAATGTGGAAGCACACCTTCAATTGAGGGATTGATGATGACAGTAACCTAGATATAGAAGCACTTTGCTCGTTATGCCACTGAATGAcattgtatttatagagttttgaatatgaagtaaaataaataatatgaagtaaaataaataaatttcgcAACCCCTCCCCATTCCCCACCCCTACCCTAGCGGCACGGCTTGCACTCGCAATGGGCGGCGAGCAGCGCCCACGCTACCCCCCCAAGCTGCAATGGAGCACACCGCCACCTCCCCATTTCAAATGCTTTCAGGGTACATTTACCAAATTTGGTGACAAGACCAACAAAAGCCGCCAAAACAAACCctattcaaaattgaaagtgTTTGAAATCATCTCCaaatttgataacatcctGAGGATAAAGgtatacaaaataaagtttcatTGGCCACCACTCCAATTCCCCACCACTTCCTTAGTTGGTAAGCATATAAAACCTAATTTACAAAAAGGTAGCCATAATAAATCTACATTAATCTAATTTCTTTCTGACAGGTCAAACCTCTTAACTTATAAACATTTCCTTTTCCTGTCTTCTTGCTTAGTAAAGCAGACCATTATTCAAATTCATGGATTTTGGATCAGCTCCTTTACCTTTTATTAAAGCACTCTCTTGGCCCCCCACTATCAATCCCCAAAAGCTTCTTTCTTCACCTCCACTTTTCCTTAATCCTCTCCCACTTTCATCTAATCATCCATTCACATATATACAGAGTAAGATACAAAATTTCTCCAAACATTAAATGgatcctcctcttcctcttcctcttccaccacctccaccatACACACCAGCCAACCACATTGTCTTACCAAAACAAGCAAGAAACCATGACCATATTCCAAAGCAACCGATCCGCCTGCGGCCGAGGAGCAGGACTAATCCGATGGTGTGGCTTGGGGCAGTCCTGTGCCTCGTCTTCAGCCTCCTCCTCATCTTCTTCGGCATCGCCACGCTCATCATCTTCGTGGGGATCAAGCCGCGGAGCCCGGTCTTGGACATCCCTGCAGCGACCCTCAGCGTGATCTACTTCGACTCCCCACAGTTTCTCAACGGAGACATCACATTCCTTGCAAACTTCACGAACCCTAACCGGAAACTGGGAGTCAAGTTCGAGTACCTCAACATCGAGCTCTACTTCTCGGGCAGTTTGATTGCGAGCAAGGTTGTGGAGCCTTTCAGGCAGAGGGCGGGGGAAGTGCGGCTGATACAAGTTCATCTGCTGTCGAGCCTGGTGTATCTGCAGCCGAATCTTGCGATCCGGCTGCAGAAGCAGGAGCAGAGGAATAGAGTTGTGTACGATATCAAGGCGAATTTTAGAGTGAAGTTTGAGGTGGGAGTGGTGCATTATTCTTATGCATTGCACGGGAGCTGCGTGATAGAGATGACGAGCCCACCCAATGGCGCACTCATCACGCGCCACTGCACAACAAAGAGATGATACTTTCTCAGTGTGAGTGAGTTGGCTTAGTGGTAGAGTGATTAATGTCCGAGACATGGTCTCAGGTTCgaaaatttcttttcatttatttaaaagaagAGATGATACTTTTCTGGTCACAATTTTGGGTTAGGAGGTGATGATATTAAGTGTGAATAtcactttataatttaaattgtatgtttttcatattgatttattattaacCTATATTGTGCTTTtcgtttgttttctttctaattttagactTATTCATTCTATCTGTATTGAccaatcaaatataatttggATCTTCTACTCCATGGTCTGCCCAAGGTGTATGCACTATACAACATCCTTGCCCAATGTTTGGACGGTATCCACTGTCCAACGAAGTGGAGATCCCGTAAGGGGTGTACGAGCACGGTAGATCCCTAGGAACAGAAGAGAATATTCAAAGCTTATGTCGATGCGAGTGGAGATCCCGTCTTCAGCAACCAGCAAAAAGCAGAGCATTTTTGGGACTGAGTTGCTTTCTAGTACTACAATATAGTACGTCGGGAAGGCGCCTCACTGTGCACATATAGTATGCTtcgaaattcaaaatttttgcGTCATCTATAACAAGTTGGAGAAATAGCGGAGGAACGACTCAAGCGTGACAATTATTTTCCGAGATACAATAACCATCCATCAAAAGTTGAACAAGTCTTTCAAGTACGTTATTACTTGGGAGGAGGTTTGTGGCTTGCTTCGATAAATGGACAAGTTGCAAAGAGCATGCCCTCCCAAAGCTCACAAAGCAAACCTTTAACTAGTATTCTACAAACGACATGGGGTGGGCCGTCTCCCACTGTTCTGACCTAAGGCGTGGATAGGGGGTATGACCTTGAAGTCGAGAAGAAGCCGTCCAATGGGATATAAGGAAGAAAAACGCAAAAGATAAGAAAGACGACGATCTCGAGCAGTCCTACACGGTAAGATTTGGGTGGTAGCACTTGATATTGCATAAAAAATCCCAAAAGTAACTATAAATCTCATTAGCTTTCTATGCCCAAACTTCCATCTAGTACAAGCTGTGCTATTATTTAACAAACTGTTGATCCTGTTGCTGACAACATCAACAATATGTACTAGTCCAACAAATGCATCAACTTTTTTGAGTTACCCAAAATACATATGTAAAAGAATTGTTTTAAACTAAACCAATCTATgcttcaaaagaaaaatacaaacaaacGAGTAGAAGCATTTCTGGTGCCTCGCTCTCACAAACATATTAAGGACCCAGTAAGGCAGTAAAGCATTTGTTTCATCATCTCCCCCTTGAAACCAAATCCAGAAATCCAACAAGAATAACAAGGCTAGACAATTTATGTTAGACTAAAATTGGCAGAAGTAAAATGCTCTTAGTTAAGGACTGTGTAAAACATTTTAATCTATCTTAGAATGCAAACACCAAATGGAAGTTTTTATAATCCCACGAATTATCAAAACCACTGTTAGTCAATCTACAAATAGCTGTCTCAGAAATTCACATATCTTGAGATGACTACAAGGAACCCCGTCCTTGAACCAAAGAGCATGGGAAAGATTATATGCTACCTTTTGGGATATTTTCAGCTTCCCAACTTCACCGTCACAAATAAGCAACGAACAGAACGACAGAAATATGAAAGCAAAAACAAGTTTGTGTTTATATACAAAAAGacgatttaaaatttatgagaatGTAGCGTACCAAGTCATGGACGAAGACCTTTGCGGATCTGAAAGACATCTATCATGCTCATTTGCTCAGTACAGCTTGATTCCTCATGTGCCCTTAAATAAACAGATGCAAAACTAAATATCTCGAATATCATGCAACAAGCACAAAGGTCAAGCAATAGAGacaaatagaaaataacaCTGTTGAAGTAACTCAAGAATTGGATAACTGATAAGTGACAATGAATAGGCAATACAAGTTATATCCATCCAATATGAAACTCTGCATTATGCATATAATTCCATTATTTTGTGGCATTAAAAACTATAATCAAACTATATGTGATCATCTTCATTACTGAGCTGCAGCTTCAGATGGCGTCTTGGCAACGATAGACAAGGCATGTAGTCCACTCTGCAACTCATCTTGCAACAAGCTGTAAACCATTCTATGCCTTTTAACCAAACTCTTCCCTTCAAACTCCTCAGAAATCACCTCCACATTGAAATGCGTCTCTCCATCGCTACCGGCCACCCCGGCATGGCCGGCATGCTGATAAGATATATCCTCAACATGTATTGCAGTTGGCCTTAGCTCCTTCTTCAAAATCTCCTCAATCCTCCTTCCCCTACTACCCAACTCGCTATTACCCCCCAAATCCTCCCTCAAATCTCCACCAATTTCACTTTCCCCCGCTCCACCATCGCTAATTGTAGAATCCCCAATTCCTGAGACACCAGAGCTAGGGCTTGCACCTCTCTCGGCTTCAACATACAATTGCAAGGCCTTCTTCTGCATCAATTTCAACATGTTCAAGAATCCATTATTCCGAGATGGGGTTAAGCTCTGCTGCAACCCCAGAAGGGTCGCGAAATCGGGCGAAACCCTAACAATCTCCTCGACGGGCCGGCCCGAGAGGCCTTGGACGAGCAAAGCTGCGAGCCCTTTCGTGAGCATGGAATCGGAATCCGCTTCAAAGATGACATTTTTATCCTCGTCGAAATAGGCTCTGACCCAAACCTGAGACACGCAGCCTTGGACCTTGTTTTCGGGCGTTTTGTACTTGGAATCGAGGGTGTTGAGATTTCTGCCGTAGAATAGCAGCTGTTCGTACTTGGCTTTGGGTTCCTGAACGGCCTGGAA
This window encodes:
- the LOC125199553 gene encoding uncharacterized protein LOC125199553; this translates as MDPPLPLPLPPPPPYTPANHIVLPKQARNHDHIPKQPIRLRPRSRTNPMVWLGAVLCLVFSLLLIFFGIATLIIFVGIKPRSPVLDIPAATLSVIYFDSPQFLNGDITFLANFTNPNRKLGVKFEYLNIELYFSGSLIASKVVEPFRQRAGEVRLIQVHLLSSLVYLQPNLAIRLQKQEQRNRVVYDIKANFRVKFEVGVVHYSYALHGSCVIEMTSPPNGALITRHCTTKR
- the LOC125199552 gene encoding sufE-like protein 1, chloroplastic/mitochondrial, producing the protein MNSPLYSTLSLQSETMSIPTKIPISSLFHRSAAPFFNPTKIPTPPHRFFFSKTITKRISSNQPLLSSPPSSSSLQRVEELPPKLQEIVKLFQAVQEPKAKYEQLLFYGRNLNTLDSKYKTPENKVQGCVSQVWVRAYFDEDKNVIFEADSDSMLTKGLAALLVQGLSGRPVEEIVRVSPDFATLLGLQQSLTPSRNNGFLNMLKLMQKKALQLYVEAERGASPSSGVSGIGDSTISDGGAGESEIGGDLREDLGGNSELGSRGRRIEEILKKELRPTAIHVEDISYQHAGHAGVAGSDGETHFNVEVISEEFEGKSLVKRHRMVYSLLQDELQSGLHALSIVAKTPSEAAAQ